The following proteins are co-located in the Desulfoscipio sp. XC116 genome:
- a CDS encoding dipeptidase, translating to MNIPWIVDGHCDTLTAIAKQNRTFGERSAKGQLDLPRMQSGGINVQFFAAFIAPKYKDTALKKCLQLIDIFYTQILKDRNSVEPALNGDDIHRVAEAGKIAALLSIEGGEALTGDIAVLRTFYRLGVRSLTLTWNGRNELGDGVGEGSAAGGLSSFGRLVVQTMNDLGMLIDVAHLAARGFWDVAEISSRPFAATHANCRAVCDHPRNLDDHQIEFLARNGGIVGLTFVPEFIDRHDPCIEAFISHVDHIASRFGTDCIGLGSDFDGMDKFTPGLHDATCGLRLAEELIKHGYSYEQVSGIMGGNWLRLLAKVLQ from the coding sequence TTGAATATACCATGGATTGTGGATGGCCATTGTGATACCCTGACAGCCATAGCTAAACAGAACCGTACTTTTGGTGAAAGATCCGCCAAGGGGCAACTGGATTTGCCGCGTATGCAGTCAGGTGGTATTAATGTGCAGTTTTTTGCGGCTTTTATTGCGCCCAAGTATAAAGACACGGCCTTGAAAAAATGTTTGCAATTAATAGATATTTTTTACACTCAAATTCTTAAAGACCGGAACAGCGTTGAGCCGGCCTTAAACGGTGATGACATTCACCGGGTTGCTGAAGCAGGCAAAATTGCCGCATTATTGTCTATTGAAGGCGGTGAAGCACTGACCGGTGATATAGCGGTACTGAGAACTTTTTACCGATTGGGGGTGCGCTCGTTGACATTGACCTGGAACGGGCGCAATGAGCTTGGTGATGGAGTGGGGGAAGGTTCCGCGGCCGGTGGTCTAAGCTCATTTGGCCGGTTGGTGGTACAGACAATGAATGACCTGGGTATGCTGATTGACGTGGCTCATTTAGCTGCCCGCGGTTTCTGGGACGTGGCTGAGATCTCCAGCCGGCCCTTTGCCGCCACCCACGCTAACTGCAGGGCGGTGTGTGATCATCCTCGCAATTTGGATGATCACCAAATAGAATTTCTGGCCCGAAACGGGGGGATAGTGGGTCTGACTTTTGTTCCAGAGTTTATAGATCGGCATGATCCTTGTATAGAGGCATTTATCAGTCATGTAGACCATATAGCCTCTCGTTTCGGTACGGATTGTATCGGATTGGGGTCTGACTTTGACGGTATGGATAAATTTACACCCGGATTACACGATGCCACTTGTGGGCTGCGTCTGGCGGAGGAACTTATTAAACATGGTTATAGTTATGAGCAGGTATCCGGCATAATGGGAGGGAATTGGTTAAGGTTGCTGGCCAAGGTATTACAATAA
- a CDS encoding PHP domain-containing protein has translation MFADLHIHTTSSDGASTPEEVVRMAAHAKLRAVAITDHDTMEGIRPARLEAASQGIDILDGVELSTESDGFEVHILAYCIDPENTGFQEHLTVFRNARLIRAQKIVAKLQHMGIDISFQQVLKLAGPGSVGRPHIAQALLTIGKTNNITEAFEHYIGVGKPAYEPRLKYHSAEMVKLVRELGGVPVLAHPGISCGEDLIISLIDAGLQGLEVYHPKHSRAMEDYYLRLCRTYGLAATGGSDFHGPGVTGHGRLGEARVPYAAVLRLRELAAKNS, from the coding sequence ATGTTTGCTGATTTGCATATACATACTACTTCATCTGACGGTGCCAGTACACCTGAGGAAGTAGTACGCATGGCCGCACATGCCAAACTGCGGGCAGTGGCTATAACAGATCACGACACCATGGAGGGTATAAGGCCTGCCAGGCTGGAGGCTGCCTCGCAGGGAATTGACATCTTGGATGGCGTTGAATTAAGCACGGAAAGCGATGGCTTTGAAGTACACATCTTGGCTTATTGTATAGACCCCGAAAACACCGGCTTTCAGGAACACCTAACTGTTTTTCGCAATGCCCGGCTGATCAGAGCTCAAAAAATTGTGGCGAAGTTGCAGCACATGGGGATTGATATTAGTTTTCAACAAGTACTCAAATTGGCCGGACCGGGTTCGGTGGGAAGACCGCATATTGCCCAGGCTTTACTGACAATTGGCAAGACTAACAATATAACTGAAGCCTTTGAACACTATATCGGCGTGGGTAAACCGGCTTATGAGCCTCGATTAAAATATCATTCGGCGGAAATGGTCAAGCTGGTTAGAGAGTTGGGCGGCGTGCCGGTACTGGCCCATCCGGGTATATCTTGCGGGGAGGATTTAATAATTTCCCTGATTGATGCCGGGCTGCAAGGACTGGAAGTGTATCATCCCAAACATTCACGAGCCATGGAAGATTATTATTTGAGACTTTGCCGTACGTATGGGTTGGCGGCCACCGGCGGCTCCGATTTTCATGGTCCGGGAGTAACGGGACATGGGCGTTTGGGCGAGGCGAGGGTACCGTATGCAGCGGTTCTGCGGTTGCGGGAGTTGGCTGCCAAGAACAGTTAG
- a CDS encoding LL-diaminopimelate aminotransferase: MEKARRIQKMSSAIFNEMEEIKKRVEQRGVEVINLGVGSPDRPPAPHIIEAMHKALDNLENYRYPLVGKPVLCRALANWYKKRFGVELDPANEVLVLMGSQDGLAHTAMAFINPGDIALIPDPGYPIYAASIMLAEGDIYPMPLLPENDFLPDLQAIPQEVARRARLLWVNYPNNPVAASANRRFFADLVNFARAHDIVVCHDIAYCELAFDGFQPVSFLEVPGAKEVGIEFYSLSKTYNMAGCRVGFAVGNADILKALNRIKTNIDYGVFNVVQEAGIAALEGPQDCVRENAEYYRRRRDVLVNGLARLGWEVPRPRASMFVWAPLPRGYNCSSREFALKMLHSTGVLVIPGTAFGEMGEGYLRFALVRDEPVLQEAVRRIGEFLRSGEQV, encoded by the coding sequence ATGGAAAAAGCGCGCAGAATACAGAAAATGAGTTCAGCGATTTTTAATGAAATGGAAGAAATTAAAAAGCGGGTCGAGCAGCGTGGCGTTGAAGTGATTAATCTGGGAGTGGGCAGCCCGGACCGCCCGCCTGCGCCACATATTATCGAAGCTATGCACAAAGCTTTAGATAATCTGGAAAATTACCGTTATCCGCTGGTGGGTAAGCCTGTGCTGTGCCGGGCGCTGGCCAACTGGTATAAAAAAAGGTTTGGGGTGGAATTAGATCCTGCGAATGAAGTGCTGGTCCTAATGGGTTCCCAGGATGGCCTGGCTCACACGGCTATGGCTTTTATTAATCCGGGAGATATCGCCCTGATTCCCGATCCCGGCTATCCCATTTATGCCGCCAGTATAATGCTGGCCGAGGGGGATATTTACCCTATGCCATTATTGCCGGAAAATGATTTTTTGCCCGATTTGCAGGCCATTCCGCAAGAGGTGGCCCGGCGGGCCAGGCTGTTATGGGTTAATTACCCCAACAATCCGGTAGCCGCTTCCGCCAACCGGCGATTCTTTGCCGATCTGGTTAACTTTGCCCGGGCACATGACATTGTGGTTTGTCATGATATTGCTTACTGCGAACTGGCGTTTGACGGTTTTCAGCCGGTTAGTTTTCTGGAGGTGCCCGGGGCCAAGGAGGTTGGTATTGAGTTTTATTCGCTGTCTAAAACTTATAATATGGCCGGGTGTCGGGTTGGATTTGCTGTGGGCAATGCTGATATCTTAAAGGCGCTCAACAGGATAAAAACCAATATTGACTACGGCGTATTCAATGTTGTGCAGGAGGCGGGGATAGCGGCCCTGGAAGGACCTCAGGATTGTGTACGGGAAAATGCGGAATATTACCGCCGGCGTCGGGATGTTTTGGTGAACGGTCTGGCCCGGCTGGGCTGGGAAGTGCCCAGGCCCAGGGCATCCATGTTTGTTTGGGCACCGCTGCCTCGGGGATATAATTGTTCCTCCCGGGAATTTGCTTTAAAAATGCTGCACAGTACGGGTGTGCTGGTGATTCCGGGCACTGCGTTCGGTGAAATGGGTGAGGGGTATTTGCGTTTCGCCTTGGTTCGGGATGAACCGGTGCTGCAAGAGGCGGTGCGCCGCATTGGCGAATTTTTACGCTCTGGTGAACAAGTGTGA
- a CDS encoding translation initiation factor 2, giving the protein MEEYPDLQYFQRRIQELEDKVDQLRLSRRVLMNLVEKVEKEKAFFLTRLEKENRRLHRNNYKYACWLLKKNRQIVELESKIKGR; this is encoded by the coding sequence ATGGAAGAATACCCGGATCTGCAATATTTCCAGCGCAGGATACAGGAATTGGAAGATAAGGTGGACCAACTCCGTCTTAGTCGTAGAGTATTGATGAACTTAGTGGAAAAAGTAGAAAAGGAAAAGGCGTTTTTCTTAACCAGGCTGGAGAAAGAAAACCGCCGTCTACACCGGAATAATTACAAGTATGCATGCTGGTTATTGAAAAAAAACAGGCAAATTGTAGAATTGGAATCTAAAATTAAAGGTCGGTAA
- a CDS encoding DUF3842 family protein, translating to MKIAVMDGQGGGIGKHIMDRLKRELPDHVEFLALGTNALATSVMLRSGANEGATGENAVVYNAARVDIIAGSVSIMFPHAMSGELTPAMAEAIACSTASKVLLPLTRSGVNIVGLKAEPLPHLIDELVQKIKQLVNG from the coding sequence ATGAAAATAGCCGTAATGGATGGTCAGGGCGGCGGTATTGGCAAGCATATTATGGACAGGCTCAAACGTGAATTACCTGATCATGTGGAATTTTTAGCGCTTGGTACCAACGCTTTGGCTACGTCGGTTATGCTGCGATCCGGGGCTAATGAGGGCGCCACAGGGGAAAACGCGGTTGTTTACAATGCCGCCAGGGTTGATATCATTGCCGGGTCTGTTAGTATTATGTTTCCCCATGCCATGTCCGGTGAACTCACCCCGGCTATGGCCGAGGCCATTGCATGCAGTACGGCATCCAAAGTATTGCTTCCTCTAACCCGTTCAGGGGTCAATATTGTAGGATTAAAAGCCGAACCACTGCCGCATTTAATTGATGAGCTGGTGCAAAAAATAAAACAATTAGTAAACGGTTGA
- the cobU gene encoding bifunctional adenosylcobinamide kinase/adenosylcobinamide-phosphate guanylyltransferase, protein MTNGEIVLVIGGARSGKSSLAEKLAASAGSDINYVATAGVHDDEMAERVKQHRLRRPAGWRTVEETHMLADVLLSFSPGAVVLIDCLTLWMSNLLLDDNIPLFGASAAEKEDYIIDQARKIVQVARDRQLHLIMVSNEVGCGLVPEHKLGRLYRDIAGRVNQLLAELADRVFYVVAGLPLELKTLAAGSMQRGI, encoded by the coding sequence TTGACAAACGGGGAAATTGTACTGGTTATTGGCGGCGCGCGCAGCGGTAAAAGCAGTCTGGCTGAGAAATTAGCCGCGTCGGCAGGCAGTGATATAAATTACGTGGCCACTGCCGGAGTACATGACGATGAAATGGCTGAGCGAGTTAAACAGCACCGCCTGCGTCGGCCGGCTGGTTGGCGCACGGTGGAGGAAACACATATGCTGGCCGATGTATTGCTGTCGTTTTCCCCGGGGGCAGTCGTTTTGATAGATTGTTTGACTCTTTGGATGTCCAATTTGTTATTGGATGATAATATTCCTCTGTTTGGAGCAAGTGCAGCGGAAAAAGAAGATTATATAATTGATCAGGCCAGGAAAATTGTCCAAGTGGCTCGGGATAGGCAATTGCATTTAATCATGGTGAGCAATGAGGTAGGCTGCGGTCTGGTACCTGAACACAAACTGGGCAGATTGTATCGAGATATTGCCGGACGGGTCAACCAACTGCTGGCCGAGCTTGCCGACAGGGTTTTTTATGTGGTGGCGGGCCTGCCTTTGGAATTAAAAACATTGGCGGCAGGTAGTATGCAAAGGGGGATATGA
- a CDS encoding cobyric acid synthase, protein MSARTIMVQGTASHAGKSVLTAALCRIFYQDGYRVAPFKSQNMALNSFVTADGGEMGRAQVVQAEAAGVPPSVDMNPVLLKPTGNASSQVVVLGRPLNNYTAWDYHQELAGKLWGEVTAALGRLRGSFDIVVIEGAGSPAEVNLQDTDIVNMRVARQAGAPVLLVADIDRGGALAAVVGTLALLSPGDRSRVKGIIINKFRGDVSLFQPAIRFLEQKTGVPVCGVVPYFNDLYIQDEDSVVMEKKNYRAADNSGKVEIAVLRLPRISNFTDFDPLESEADVHLRYVGRDNILGQPDLVIIPGSKNTIEDLLYLKQSGLAGAIVRLARRGVPVIGICGGFQMLGQELKDPEKTESSIEHILGLGLLDMQTVFAKEKVTSQVKAVVVGDGAFLGGYGGPLTGYEIHMGRTELGTGARPAFIINTRSGRQVHVPDGAQSNEGTVWGTYIHGIFDNDAFRRQMINVLRKNKGLDTEGQAVIISTEQKKQAGYDRLAGLVRQSLDIQLIYRLMGL, encoded by the coding sequence GTGTCGGCCAGAACAATTATGGTTCAGGGTACGGCTTCCCATGCCGGTAAAAGCGTTTTAACGGCGGCCTTATGTCGTATTTTTTACCAGGATGGTTACCGGGTAGCGCCTTTTAAATCACAAAATATGGCTTTAAATTCGTTTGTTACTGCCGACGGTGGGGAAATGGGTCGTGCTCAGGTAGTGCAGGCCGAGGCAGCCGGGGTGCCGCCCAGTGTTGATATGAACCCTGTGCTGCTTAAACCCACGGGAAATGCTTCGTCTCAGGTGGTAGTGCTGGGCCGGCCGCTCAATAATTATACTGCCTGGGATTACCATCAGGAATTGGCAGGTAAACTGTGGGGCGAGGTTACCGCAGCTTTGGGCAGGCTGCGCGGCAGCTTTGATATAGTGGTTATCGAGGGGGCCGGCAGTCCGGCGGAGGTGAATTTACAGGACACCGATATTGTTAATATGAGGGTGGCCCGCCAGGCCGGGGCACCTGTGCTGCTGGTAGCTGATATAGACCGGGGCGGTGCCCTGGCTGCGGTGGTGGGAACCCTGGCATTGCTTTCCCCCGGAGACAGGAGTAGGGTTAAGGGCATCATTATCAATAAATTTCGGGGTGATGTGAGCTTGTTTCAGCCGGCAATCCGTTTTCTGGAACAAAAAACGGGGGTGCCGGTATGCGGTGTGGTACCGTATTTTAATGATTTATATATCCAGGATGAAGATTCAGTGGTTATGGAGAAAAAAAATTACCGGGCTGCTGATAATAGTGGCAAGGTGGAAATTGCAGTGTTGCGCTTGCCCCGCATCTCCAATTTTACTGATTTCGATCCTCTGGAGAGTGAAGCCGATGTGCATTTACGTTATGTAGGCCGGGATAATATCTTGGGACAGCCTGATCTAGTAATAATTCCGGGCAGTAAAAACACTATTGAAGACCTTTTATATCTCAAGCAATCGGGGCTGGCAGGTGCCATAGTGCGGTTGGCTCGCCGGGGCGTGCCGGTGATCGGTATCTGCGGCGGTTTTCAAATGTTGGGTCAGGAGCTTAAAGATCCCGAAAAAACCGAATCAAGTATTGAACACATTTTGGGATTGGGGTTGCTGGATATGCAAACTGTCTTTGCCAAAGAAAAGGTAACCAGTCAGGTAAAGGCTGTGGTAGTTGGAGATGGTGCATTTCTGGGCGGTTACGGCGGACCGTTGACCGGTTACGAGATACATATGGGCCGCACCGAACTGGGAACCGGTGCCAGGCCTGCTTTTATAATCAATACCCGTTCAGGCCGACAGGTGCACGTGCCGGATGGGGCACAAAGTAACGAAGGTACTGTTTGGGGTACCTATATACACGGAATTTTTGATAATGATGCCTTTCGGCGGCAGATGATTAATGTACTAAGGAAGAATAAAGGCCTGGATACAGAGGGGCAAGCAGTCATCATAAGTACCGAACAGAAAAAACAGGCGGGTTACGACCGGCTGGCCGGACTGGTGCGTCAAAGCCTGGATATACAGCTAATCTACAGATTAATGGGACTATAG
- the cbiB gene encoding adenosylcobinamide-phosphate synthase CbiB translates to MYIFFLQAIIGFVIDLLVGDPPRLPHPVVYIGRSIACLDKLARKITSSPRGLKAAGAGIAIAVVVGSFGFTALVLWAIGQVNYYVYLLLGAWIVSTTVAARGLADAAGAIRQLLLAGDDTAARRRVGWIVGRDTEAMDRGQMVRATVETAAENINDAVVAPLFYACLGGPALAMAYRAVNTLDSMLGYKNDKYLHLGWASARLDDLAGYIPARLTGLALLFAAWLSGRDWRRAVRAWVRDAAKHPSPNSGIPESVMAGAIHIRLGGRNVYGGVISFRQYMGDSLEELRPDHITRAVDMLYLASAFAALGLPILVRGLQEIICLY, encoded by the coding sequence ATGTATATATTCTTTTTACAAGCAATCATTGGTTTTGTAATTGATTTACTGGTGGGTGACCCGCCCCGTTTGCCCCACCCGGTGGTGTATATCGGCCGGAGTATAGCTTGTTTGGATAAGCTGGCCAGAAAGATTACTTCATCGCCAAGGGGACTTAAGGCGGCGGGGGCAGGTATAGCAATAGCAGTTGTTGTAGGCAGCTTTGGCTTTACCGCACTTGTTTTATGGGCCATCGGGCAGGTCAATTATTATGTTTACCTGCTTCTGGGAGCCTGGATTGTTTCAACTACCGTGGCGGCCCGGGGTCTGGCCGATGCAGCCGGCGCCATACGGCAGCTGCTGCTGGCGGGTGATGATACGGCGGCTCGCCGGCGGGTAGGCTGGATAGTGGGCCGGGACACTGAAGCAATGGATAGGGGACAAATGGTGCGGGCTACGGTGGAAACGGCGGCGGAAAATATTAACGATGCCGTGGTGGCACCGCTTTTTTACGCTTGCCTTGGCGGGCCGGCTCTGGCCATGGCCTACCGGGCGGTGAACACATTGGATTCCATGCTGGGCTATAAGAATGATAAATATTTGCACTTAGGGTGGGCGTCGGCCCGGCTGGATGATTTGGCCGGGTATATACCGGCCCGCCTGACCGGCCTGGCGTTGTTATTTGCCGCCTGGCTGTCGGGCCGTGATTGGCGGCGGGCCGTTAGAGCGTGGGTCAGGGATGCCGCCAAGCATCCCAGTCCCAACAGCGGTATCCCTGAGTCGGTTATGGCCGGGGCTATACACATCCGTTTGGGGGGACGCAACGTCTACGGAGGGGTAATTTCTTTTCGCCAGTACATGGGGGACTCGCTGGAAGAGCTTAGACCGGATCATATTACCCGAGCGGTGGATATGTTATATCTGGCTTCAGCCTTTGCTGCGCTGGGTCTGCCGATTCTGGTCCGCGGGTTGCAAGAAATAATCTGCTTATATTAA
- a CDS encoding cobyrinate a,c-diamide synthase codes for MSDFPRLMIAGTHSGVGKTTIAAAVMAMLSASGMRVQPYKVGPDYIDPGFHQAATGWISRNLDTFFLGEDGIKEVFTRSAAGADISVIEGVMGLYDGIGSTDEGSSARVAQTLQCPVVLVIDARSMAHSAAAMVWGYANLPGGIPLAGVILNRVGSSRHLAILTEAIEGKTGVPVLGGIGRENDLHMPERHLGLVPSVENRELQNVMQVLGRRVARGISGDKMVSLARRASALVGRRDIFAVEPGAPVRLGIVRDNAFNFYYQDGLDLLEAMGAELQYCSALNDACLPDALDGLYIGGGFPEVFMEQLSVNTSFINDLRRRVADGMPIYAECGGLMYLCAAITDFTGRELSGAGILPAHCRMEKKRVALGYVEARALRNNVLVKEGAQLRGHEFHYSSIKEHSLTPAFVLNKPGESAGRSDGHVGGNVLATYLHVHFAGSPPAARGFLDSCARYRLARKRVKT; via the coding sequence ATGTCAGATTTTCCCCGCTTAATGATTGCCGGTACACATAGCGGAGTTGGCAAGACTACCATTGCCGCGGCGGTAATGGCGATGCTCAGCGCATCCGGCATGCGTGTTCAGCCTTATAAGGTGGGACCCGACTATATTGATCCCGGCTTTCATCAGGCGGCTACCGGGTGGATTTCCAGGAACCTGGATACTTTTTTCCTGGGTGAGGACGGTATTAAAGAGGTCTTCACCCGCTCGGCGGCGGGTGCGGATATCAGTGTAATCGAAGGGGTCATGGGTTTGTACGATGGTATAGGCTCCACGGACGAAGGCAGTTCCGCCCGGGTGGCCCAAACATTGCAGTGTCCGGTGGTATTGGTTATAGACGCCCGGTCGATGGCTCATAGTGCGGCGGCGATGGTGTGGGGTTACGCTAATCTGCCGGGAGGTATTCCTCTGGCCGGTGTTATATTAAACAGGGTAGGCAGCTCCCGGCACCTGGCCATTTTAACCGAAGCCATAGAGGGTAAAACAGGGGTGCCCGTTCTAGGGGGTATTGGGCGGGAAAATGACTTGCATATGCCGGAGCGCCATTTGGGGTTGGTACCCAGCGTGGAGAACCGGGAGCTGCAAAATGTAATGCAAGTACTGGGGCGGCGGGTAGCCCGAGGTATATCCGGGGATAAAATGGTTAGTTTGGCTCGTCGGGCCTCCGCACTGGTGGGTCGGCGGGATATATTTGCGGTGGAGCCCGGTGCGCCTGTGCGCCTGGGTATTGTCAGGGACAATGCCTTTAACTTCTATTACCAGGACGGGTTGGATTTACTGGAGGCTATGGGCGCCGAGCTGCAATACTGCAGCGCGCTTAATGATGCCTGTCTGCCTGACGCGCTGGATGGCCTGTATATAGGCGGTGGCTTTCCCGAAGTGTTTATGGAGCAATTATCGGTCAACACTTCGTTTATCAATGACCTAAGGCGCCGGGTTGCCGATGGTATGCCTATATATGCCGAATGCGGTGGTTTAATGTATCTCTGTGCCGCGATCACTGATTTCACCGGGCGAGAATTAAGTGGTGCCGGTATACTGCCCGCGCACTGCCGGATGGAGAAAAAACGGGTGGCTTTGGGTTATGTTGAAGCCAGAGCGTTGCGGAATAATGTGCTGGTTAAAGAAGGCGCCCAATTACGGGGTCACGAGTTTCATTACTCAAGCATTAAGGAGCATAGCTTAACTCCCGCATTTGTACTGAACAAGCCCGGGGAATCTGCGGGACGTTCGGACGGACATGTCGGCGGCAATGTGTTGGCCACTTACCTGCACGTGCATTTTGCAGGCTCGCCTCCGGCTGCCCGGGGATTCTTAGACTCTTGTGCGCGGTACAGGCTGGCGAGAAAGAGGGTGAAAACTTGA
- the cobS gene encoding adenosylcobinamide-GDP ribazoletransferase, whose translation MKSFCFALQHLTRINIYRGAFDEQAFGRAAVFFPVVGLLLGSLLLLAQILLTYVFSAPLVAALLVVLMVIMTGGMHLDGFMDTVDGVFSGRPRARKLEIMRDSRVGAFGVLGLLCLLLLKYNAFLTIAESLIYQAILLAAIISRWSMVYAIACFPYARKEGLGTLYNRYTGKFELLWATAGTILLTALVAWAAGLILLFAAWGWVHLMGSRLTRDLGGLTGDIYGAAAETTELLVYLAALPLYGYCSCLFSAPWL comes from the coding sequence TTGAAAAGCTTTTGTTTTGCCCTGCAGCATCTGACCAGAATTAATATTTACAGAGGTGCATTTGACGAACAGGCCTTTGGCCGGGCGGCAGTATTCTTCCCCGTTGTAGGGCTGTTGCTTGGCTCTCTGCTTCTGCTGGCCCAAATTTTATTGACGTATGTTTTTTCGGCGCCGCTGGTGGCGGCGCTACTGGTAGTGCTAATGGTCATTATGACCGGAGGAATGCACCTGGATGGTTTTATGGATACCGTGGACGGCGTTTTCAGCGGCCGGCCCCGGGCCAGAAAACTGGAAATTATGCGGGACAGCAGGGTGGGCGCCTTCGGGGTCTTGGGACTGCTTTGCCTCTTACTGTTAAAATATAATGCCTTCTTAACTATTGCCGAATCTCTTATCTATCAGGCCATCTTACTGGCGGCGATTATCAGCCGGTGGTCTATGGTGTACGCTATTGCTTGCTTTCCTTATGCCCGCAAGGAAGGGTTGGGTACGCTTTATAACAGGTATACGGGTAAGTTTGAATTATTATGGGCTACGGCCGGTACAATATTATTAACGGCTCTGGTGGCCTGGGCGGCGGGACTGATATTATTATTTGCCGCATGGGGTTGGGTGCACTTAATGGGTAGCAGACTAACCAGGGATTTGGGTGGCCTGACCGGCGATATATATGGAGCGGCGGCGGAAACCACCGAGCTGCTTGTTTACCTCGCGGCGCTGCCTCTGTATGGATACTGCTCCTGCTTGTTCAGTGCCCCGTGGTTATAA
- the cobD gene encoding threonine-phosphate decarboxylase CobD has translation MIHIEYKHGGDVFGAARSLQCHPRAIYDFSANINPLGTSPMALSAITDNLDLIRHYPDPRCAELRAGLTGYLNVAPEKMLLGNGASELIYLLARVMGYRRAIVAAPTFTEYGAAVTIAGGAVHEVPLLEEEKFALPAPRIRKALSHADVVFICNPNNPTGGAVKRPIIQSIIEDARTCGATVVVDEAFIDFVHRQEQYTVLPLLDEHPNLIVLYSLTKFFGIPGLRLGVLIAGKPIIKKISAAKDPWNVNSLAQIAGAAALADKEYMAQTRQLIWRERDFLYRAISLIPGLNAFAGEANYLLVKIENPAITSAQLAGLSAGRGVLVRDCASFSGLGNNYIRVAVKNRAENAVLLNVLREIMKGVADG, from the coding sequence ATGATACATATTGAATATAAACATGGTGGAGATGTATTTGGCGCCGCCCGCAGTTTGCAATGTCATCCCCGGGCCATCTACGACTTCAGTGCCAACATCAACCCGCTGGGTACTTCTCCCATGGCTTTGTCGGCGATAACAGATAATTTGGATCTGATCAGGCATTATCCCGACCCGCGCTGCGCGGAATTGCGGGCGGGTTTAACCGGTTACCTGAATGTTGCGCCCGAAAAAATGCTGCTGGGTAATGGCGCGTCGGAATTGATCTATCTTTTGGCCCGGGTCATGGGTTATCGCAGGGCGATAGTTGCCGCACCCACCTTCACAGAATACGGTGCGGCGGTCACCATTGCCGGGGGTGCTGTGCATGAAGTGCCTTTGTTGGAGGAGGAAAAGTTTGCGCTGCCGGCGCCCCGGATTAGAAAAGCGCTGAGCCATGCCGACGTGGTGTTTATCTGTAACCCCAACAACCCTACCGGAGGAGCGGTTAAAAGGCCGATTATCCAATCAATTATTGAAGATGCCCGCACATGTGGAGCCACTGTAGTGGTGGACGAAGCTTTTATAGATTTTGTCCACCGGCAGGAGCAATACACAGTATTACCTTTGCTTGATGAGCATCCCAATTTAATTGTGCTTTATTCGTTGACTAAATTTTTCGGCATTCCCGGCCTGCGATTGGGTGTACTAATAGCCGGTAAGCCAATCATTAAAAAGATTTCGGCAGCCAAAGATCCCTGGAATGTAAACAGCTTGGCGCAAATCGCGGGGGCGGCGGCACTGGCGGATAAAGAATATATGGCCCAAACCAGGCAGCTAATTTGGCGGGAAAGGGATTTTTTATACCGGGCTATTTCATTGATACCCGGCCTTAATGCTTTTGCCGGAGAAGCCAACTATTTATTGGTCAAAATCGAAAACCCCGCCATAACCTCGGCCCAACTGGCGGGACTGTCCGCCGGGCGAGGTGTGTTGGTACGGGATTGCGCCAGCTTCAGCGGCCTGGGTAATAACTATATACGGGTGGCAGTGAAAAACAGAGCGGAAAACGCAGTGCTGCTAAATGTGCTTAGAGAGATAATGAAGGGGGTAGCTGATGGGTAG